A genomic window from Corvus hawaiiensis isolate bCorHaw1 chromosome 29, bCorHaw1.pri.cur, whole genome shotgun sequence includes:
- the SNX27 gene encoding LOW QUALITY PROTEIN: sorting nexin-27 (The sequence of the model RefSeq protein was modified relative to this genomic sequence to represent the inferred CDS: deleted 1 base in 1 codon), with protein sequence MADEEGEARPGARNGAGEGPPGGPRVVRIVKSESGYGFNVRGQVSEGGQLRSINGELYAPLQHVSAVLGGGAADRAGVRKGDRILEVNGVNVEGATHKQVVDLIRAGEKELVLTVLSVPPHEAESLEPPEEPLGQAFYDYSEKQAVPISIPTYKHVEQNGEKFVVYNVYMAGRQLCSKRYREFAILHQNLKREFTNFTFPRLPGKWPFSLSEQQLDARRRGLEEYLEKVCSIRVIGESDIMQEFLSESDENYNGVSDVELRVALPDITTVTVRVKKNSTTDQVYQAVAAKVGMDSVTANYFALFEVINHSFVRKLAPNEFPHKLYVQNYTSAVPGTCLTLRKWLFTTEEEALLNDNDLAVAYFFHQAIDDVKKGYIKAEEKSYQLQKLCEQRKMVMYLNMLRTCEGYNEITFPHCSCDSRRKGHVISAISIRHFKLHACTEEGQLENQVIAFEWEEMQRWDTDEEGMAFCFEYARGEKKPRWVKIFTPYFNYMHECFERVFCELKWRKENLFQLVRSQQRDAAT encoded by the exons ATGGCGGACGAGGAGGGCGAAGCGCGGCCGGGGGCGCGGAACGGGGCCGGGGAGGGACCCCCGGGCGGGCCCCGCGTCGTCCGCATCGTCAAGTCCGAGTCCGGTTACGGCTTTAACGTCCGCGGGCAAGTGAGCGAGGGCGGGCAGCTGCGCAGCATCAACGGCGAGCTGTACGCGCCGCTGCAGCACGTCAGCGCCGTGCTGGGCGGAGGGGCCGCCGACCGCGCCGGGGTGCGCAAGGGGGACCGCATCCTGGAGGT GAACGGGGTGAACGTGGAAGGCGCCACGCACAAGCAGGTGGTGGATCTGATCCGCGCCGGCGAGAAGGAGCTGGTGCTCACCGTGCTCTCGGTGCCGCCGCACGAGGCCGAGAGCCTGGAGCCGCCCGAGGAGCCGCTGGGCCAGGCCTTCTACGACTACAGCGAGAAGCAGGCGGtgcccatctccatccccacctACAAGCACGTGGAGCAGAACGGAGAGAAGTTCGTG GTGTACAACGTGTACATGGCCGGGCGCCAGCTGTGCTCCAAGCGCTACCGGGAATTCGCCATCCTGCACCAGAACCTGAAGCGGGAATTCACCAACTTCACCTTCCCGCGCCTGCCCGGCAAGTGGCCGTTCTCGCTGTCCGAGCAGCAGCTGGACGCCCGCCGGAGGGGCCTGGAGGAGTACCTGGAGAAGG TGTGCTCCATCCGGGTCATCGGCGAGAGCGACATCATGCAGGAATTCTTGTCGGAGTCGGACGAG aATTACAACGGCGTCTCCGACGTGGAGCTGCGCGTGGCGCTCCCGGACATCACCACGGTGACGGTGAGGGTGAAGAAGAACAGCACCACGGACCAGGTGTACCAG GCGGTGGCTGCCAAGGTGGGCATGGACAGCGTCACCGCCAACTACTTCGCGCTCTTCGAGGTCATCAACCACTCCTTCG TGCGGAAGTTGGCTCCCAACGAGTTCCCGCACAAGCTCTACGTGCAGAACTACACCTCGGCCGTGCCGGGGACGTGCCTGACGCTGCGCAAGTGGCTCTTCACCACCGAGGAGGAGGCGCTGCTCAACGACAACGACCTGGCCGTCGCCTACTTCTTCCACCAG GCCATTGATGATGTCAAGAAAGGCTACATCAAAGCCGAGGAGAAATCCTACcagctgcagaagctctgcGAGCAGAGGAAGATGGTCATG TACCTGAACATGCTGCGGACGTGCGAGGGCTACAACGAGATCACCTTCCCGCACTGCTCCTGCGACTCGCGGCGCAAGGGCCACGTCATCTCGGCCATCAGCATCCGCCACTTCAAG TTGCACGCCTGCACCGAGGAGGGGCAGCTCGAG AACCAGGTGATCGCGTTCGAGTGGGAGGAGATGCAGCGGTGGGACACGGACGAGGAGGGCATGGCCTTCTGCTTCGAGTACGCGCGCGGCGAGAAGAAACCGCGCTGGGTCAAGATCTTCACCCCCTAC TTCAATTACATGCACGAGTGCTTCGAGCGGGTGTTCTGCGAGCTCAAGTGGAGGAAGGAG aaCCTTTTCCAGCTGGTCAGGTCACAGCAAAGGGACGCGGCCACTTAA